One Candidatus Aminicenantes bacterium DNA window includes the following coding sequences:
- a CDS encoding ADP-ribosylglycohydrolase family protein — MIGAIAGDIVGSVYEHYSIKTKDFVFFHPACRFTDDTVLTIAVAQAILTGESYGMVIRRLGQQYPDAGYGRSFFAWLHALHPKPYNSWGNGSAMRVSPIGFAFDTEEEVLLQAKTSAEITHNHPEGVKGAQATALAVFMAGTGADKESIRREISRRFAYDLNRTVDDIRPDYSFDVSCGGSVPEAIIAFLDSNSYEDAVRNAVSLGGDADTQACIAGGIAQAFYGGVPAEVCTKVKEILPADLWAVIEEFSTTFAKPA, encoded by the coding sequence ATGATTGGGGCAATAGCCGGCGATATAGTGGGATCCGTGTACGAGCATTATTCCATCAAGACCAAGGATTTTGTTTTCTTTCATCCAGCGTGCCGTTTTACCGACGACACGGTTTTGACCATTGCGGTAGCCCAAGCGATCCTCACTGGGGAGTCTTACGGAATGGTTATCCGGCGGCTGGGACAACAATATCCTGACGCGGGTTACGGCAGGAGCTTTTTTGCCTGGTTACATGCGCTCCATCCAAAGCCCTACAACTCCTGGGGAAATGGGTCGGCCATGCGGGTCAGCCCCATCGGCTTCGCCTTTGATACAGAAGAGGAGGTATTGCTCCAGGCGAAAACTTCCGCGGAAATCACCCACAACCATCCCGAGGGTGTGAAAGGTGCTCAGGCCACGGCATTGGCGGTATTTATGGCCGGGACTGGAGCGGACAAGGAATCAATACGCCGGGAAATTTCCCGCCGTTTCGCTTACGACCTGAACCGAACCGTGGACGACATCCGACCCGACTACTCCTTTGACGTGTCCTGCGGGGGCTCGGTGCCGGAGGCCATAATTGCGTTCCTGGATTCCAATTCCTATGAGGACGCGGTACGCAACGCGGTTTCGCTTGGAGGAGATGCCGACACCCAGGCCTGCATTGCCGGAGGCATTGCCCAGGCGTTTTACGGCGGTGTACCCGCAGAAGTATGCACAAAAGTCAAAGAAATATTGCCCGCGGACTTGTGGGCGGTGATTGAGGAATTTTCAACCACTTTTGCAAAGCCCGCCTAA
- a CDS encoding cation transporter, whose amino-acid sequence MDDCLISPWGHLHLYLHQENRNEKNVPKTLLLRVDPVISLVIATVIFVGTWKLLRDSINYAVDAVPKSIDITDIKRYLLSFENVRFIHDLHVWPLSTTENALTVHVVVDNEWLDNDFLRKLQLHLRDRFGIKHSTIQVETARKDSNCLLDRPECE is encoded by the coding sequence ATGGACGACTGTCTTATTTCCCCTTGGGGCCATTTACACCTTTATCTACACCAGGAGAACCGTAATGAAAAAAATGTGCCCAAGACCCTTCTTTTAAGGGTCGATCCTGTGATTAGCCTTGTGATTGCCACGGTTATTTTTGTCGGCACGTGGAAATTGCTGCGTGATTCCATCAACTATGCGGTCGATGCCGTGCCAAAGAGCATAGATATCACCGATATCAAGCGATACTTGCTCAGTTTCGAAAACGTCCGTTTTATCCACGATTTGCATGTCTGGCCGTTGAGTACCACCGAAAATGCGCTGACCGTTCATGTAGTGGTTGATAACGAGTGGTTGGATAATGATTTCCTGAGAAAGCTGCAGCTGCACTTGCGCGATCGTTTCGGAATAAAGCATTCGACAATTCAGGTTGAGACAGCCCGGAAGGATAGCAACTGCTTGCTGGATCGGCCTGAATGCGAATAA
- a CDS encoding AraC family transcriptional regulator — protein MNNELIYRFPKNYPRVKAKTGREERRKSEEKVEAVAGMGSASEMLTPLYPSSIMFFSAWIYRTVTKCRPAEEGMKKPALLVLIPVLMGFWMPAQETASGQLPKISKQERLRQAEIREIPGFTYVYLQCEGPYARIQAKVGEFMGQFFNQGLTPGGNFFAMYQNSPEQVKQEELQWRLGFPVAADTVPSAPLEKGEFTPTQAVVYLYVGP, from the coding sequence TTGAACAATGAATTAATATATAGGTTTCCCAAAAATTACCCGCGTGTAAAGGCCAAGACTGGAAGAGAGGAGAGACGCAAATCCGAAGAAAAAGTTGAGGCAGTTGCAGGAATGGGGTCGGCATCGGAAATGTTGACTCCTTTGTATCCATCTTCGATAATGTTCTTTTCAGCCTGGATTTACAGAACTGTGACGAAATGCAGGCCTGCGGAGGAGGGAATGAAAAAACCCGCCTTACTAGTGCTTATCCCGGTCTTGATGGGCTTTTGGATGCCGGCCCAGGAAACAGCTTCGGGCCAACTGCCGAAGATCTCCAAGCAAGAGCGTCTGCGCCAAGCGGAGATCCGGGAGATTCCCGGCTTCACCTATGTATATCTGCAGTGCGAGGGCCCCTATGCGCGAATCCAGGCAAAGGTAGGAGAATTCATGGGGCAGTTCTTTAATCAGGGGTTGACGCCCGGCGGGAACTTCTTTGCCATGTACCAAAACTCCCCCGAACAGGTAAAACAGGAAGAGCTGCAATGGCGACTGGGATTCCCCGTCGCGGCGGACACAGTTCCAAGCGCACCGCTGGAAAAGGGCGAGTTCACGCCGACGCAGGCGGTGGTTTACCTTTATGTCGGCCCCTAG
- a CDS encoding cupin domain-containing protein, which produces MVTEKKDKAKSMGTDGPAESRMPADEVLDTAGMVSYADGSIVSRTLVENNAGTITLFAFDAGQGLSEHSAPFDALVQVLDGEGEFTVGGKVHCAAAGQVLLMPANVPHAVRAGKRFKMLLTMLRSK; this is translated from the coding sequence ATGGTCACGGAGAAGAAGGACAAGGCGAAGAGCATGGGCACTGATGGGCCGGCCGAGTCAAGAATGCCCGCCGACGAAGTTCTCGACACTGCGGGTATGGTAAGCTATGCCGATGGCAGTATTGTCAGCCGCACATTGGTAGAAAACAACGCGGGGACCATTACGCTTTTCGCTTTCGATGCGGGCCAGGGTCTGAGCGAGCATTCCGCTCCCTTTGACGCGCTGGTCCAGGTCCTCGACGGTGAGGGTGAATTCACCGTAGGCGGCAAAGTACACTGCGCGGCCGCGGGCCAAGTGCTGTTGATGCCCGCCAATGTTCCTCACGCCGTGAGAGCTGGAAAGCGATTCAAGATGCTTTTGACGATGCTTCGATCCAAGTGA